The Flavobacterium piscisymbiosum genome includes a region encoding these proteins:
- a CDS encoding methionine synthase has product MKKLLLPTSIVGSLPKPAWLAPPEKLWSPWKLEGDQLLEGKQDALRISLQEQQLADLDIICDGEQTRQHFVTTFIEHLSGVDFENRKTVKIRNRYDASVPVVVGEVARQKAVFVEDAKFLRKQTNKPIKWALPGPLTMVDTLYDDHYKSREKLAWEFAKALNEEARELQDAGVDIIQFDEPAFNVFFDEVNDWGMAALERAIEGLHCQTAVHICYGYGIQANTDWKKTLGSEWRQYEEIFPKIQKSKIDVVSLECHNSNVPLNLMELVRGKKVMVGAIDVATNTIETPEEVAATLRKALEFVDAENLYPSTNCGMAPLSRDVARGKLSALSAGAEIIRKELGI; this is encoded by the coding sequence ATGAAGAAATTATTATTACCCACCTCTATTGTTGGAAGTTTACCCAAACCTGCCTGGCTTGCACCACCCGAAAAACTTTGGTCACCATGGAAATTAGAAGGCGATCAGCTGCTTGAAGGGAAACAAGACGCTTTACGTATTTCTTTGCAGGAACAGCAATTGGCAGATCTAGATATTATTTGTGACGGCGAGCAGACACGTCAGCATTTTGTAACGACTTTTATCGAGCATTTAAGCGGTGTAGATTTTGAAAATCGTAAAACAGTAAAAATCCGTAACCGTTATGATGCGAGCGTTCCAGTGGTTGTAGGTGAGGTTGCACGTCAAAAAGCAGTTTTTGTTGAAGATGCTAAATTTTTGCGTAAACAGACTAACAAGCCTATAAAATGGGCCTTGCCAGGCCCGTTGACAATGGTAGATACCTTGTACGACGACCATTATAAAAGCCGGGAAAAATTGGCGTGGGAATTTGCGAAAGCACTCAATGAAGAAGCAAGAGAACTTCAAGACGCAGGGGTAGATATTATCCAGTTTGATGAACCTGCATTTAATGTGTTCTTTGATGAAGTAAACGATTGGGGAATGGCAGCATTAGAAAGAGCCATTGAAGGTTTACACTGTCAAACTGCGGTTCATATTTGCTATGGTTATGGAATACAGGCAAATACTGATTGGAAAAAGACATTAGGTTCAGAGTGGCGACAATATGAAGAAATTTTTCCGAAAATTCAAAAATCTAAAATTGATGTGGTGTCTTTAGAATGTCACAACTCTAATGTGCCTTTAAATTTAATGGAACTTGTTCGCGGTAAAAAAGTAATGGTCGGTGCCATTGATGTGGCAACCAACACTATCGAAACACCAGAAGAAGTAGCTGCTACCCTGCGTAAAGCTCTTGAGTTTGTAGATGCCGAAAATCTTTACCCTTCTACAAATTGCGGTATGGCACCGTTATCTAGAGATGTAGCCAGAGGCAAGTTAAGTGCTTTAAGCGCAGGAGCAGAAATTATACGTAAAGAACTTGGGATTTAG
- a CDS encoding bile acid:sodium symporter family protein — MKKLLEVLKKAGFDGFLLMIATMILMAYFLPKPGMVKEPFSLEEIANAGVSLIFLFYGLRLSVEKLKAGLSNWKMHIVVQLTTFLFFPLIVLAFRPLFVNNGFELLWLGVFFLAALPSTVSSSVVMVSIAKGNIPAAIFNASISSLIGVVVTPLWVGLFIASATGDFDVSQIVIKLILQVLLPVIIGISLNSRLGAIAEKYKKQLKYFDQAVILTIIYTSFCKSFSEHLFEGFTALELAGLAAGMMALFFAVFFCVGVLSRLLGFSDEDRITVLFCGSKKSLVHGTVMSKVLFQHSTITGIVLLPLMLYHALQLIAASIIAQGMARRKEL, encoded by the coding sequence TTGAAGAAATTATTAGAAGTATTAAAAAAAGCAGGTTTCGACGGTTTCCTGTTAATGATAGCCACCATGATTCTGATGGCTTATTTTTTGCCAAAGCCAGGTATGGTCAAAGAACCTTTTTCGCTGGAGGAGATTGCCAATGCAGGCGTTTCGTTGATTTTCTTGTTTTATGGCTTACGGCTAAGTGTTGAGAAACTAAAAGCCGGACTTTCTAATTGGAAAATGCACATTGTCGTCCAGTTGACAACCTTTTTATTTTTCCCGCTCATTGTTTTGGCATTTCGCCCTTTGTTTGTTAATAACGGCTTCGAGTTGCTTTGGCTGGGCGTATTTTTTCTGGCAGCATTACCGTCCACAGTTTCATCTTCGGTGGTCATGGTTTCCATTGCTAAGGGAAACATTCCTGCAGCCATTTTCAATGCCAGCATTTCCAGTTTGATCGGAGTAGTCGTTACGCCTCTCTGGGTTGGACTGTTTATTGCTTCTGCGACAGGCGATTTTGATGTCAGTCAAATCGTTATAAAGTTGATTCTGCAAGTCTTGCTGCCTGTCATCATTGGCATAAGCCTCAATTCGCGTTTAGGCGCCATTGCCGAAAAATACAAGAAACAGCTCAAATATTTTGATCAGGCAGTTATTCTAACGATTATCTACACGTCGTTTTGCAAGTCATTTTCCGAACATCTTTTTGAAGGCTTCACCGCCCTTGAACTTGCCGGACTCGCTGCAGGGATGATGGCGTTGTTTTTTGCCGTATTCTTTTGTGTCGGAGTACTGAGCCGCCTGCTTGGTTTTTCAGATGAAGACCGTATTACTGTCTTATTCTGCGGGTCTAAAAAGTCATTGGTACACGGCACCGTTATGTCAAAAGTACTGTTTCAGCACAGTACTATCACCGGCATCGTATTGCTGCCGCTCATGCTTTACCATGCCTTGCAATTGATTGCCGCCAGCATCATTGCTCAGGGTATGGCTCGACGAAAAGAATTATAA
- a CDS encoding Lrp/AsnC family transcriptional regulator codes for MEQIDDIDLQLLNILHDNSKYTVKELAKMVNLSASPVFERIKRLENNGYIKKYIALLDAEKLNRGFIVFCNIKLKQHDRNIGNQFVSDIMKIEEVVECYNISGDYDFLMKVSAKDMKHYQDFVFNKLGSVESIGSTQSTFVMSEIKNLYG; via the coding sequence ATGGAGCAGATAGACGATATTGATCTTCAGTTATTAAATATACTACACGATAATTCTAAATATACTGTAAAAGAGCTTGCTAAAATGGTAAATCTTTCGGCATCGCCTGTTTTTGAACGAATTAAAAGATTGGAAAACAATGGTTATATTAAAAAATATATTGCCCTCCTTGATGCAGAAAAATTAAACAGAGGGTTTATTGTTTTTTGTAATATCAAACTTAAACAGCACGATCGTAATATCGGGAATCAATTTGTTAGTGATATTATGAAAATAGAAGAAGTTGTAGAATGTTATAATATCTCCGGTGATTACGATTTTTTAATGAAAGTTTCTGCCAAAGACATGAAGCATTATCAGGATTTTGTGTTTAATAAATTGGGATCAGTTGAAAGTATAGGGAGTACTCAAAGTACCTTTGTTATGTCGGAGATAAAAAATCTCTACGGATAG
- a CDS encoding phage tail sheath family protein, with the protein MNLSTIQTPGVYIQELNAFPNSVVAVPTAVPAFIGYTPQAAYEGKSYTNVPVKITSFADFQAFFCLPDPPALVNPSKQYNPQYYLVAEKSQPLKGDYIIIAGTYYSIVQDPNTVYYLYNSVKFFYENGGGDAYIVSVGSYGPPLKKPAALGVPVVNLNVQLDDLIKGLSLFTNEQEPTMYICPEATLLNIEDNGTLMQSMLLQAAKMQTAMCLFDIIGGNAPDPVLYTQDITNFRMNTGSVGLSYGMAYYPFIGTTIMQDSDFDYTNLFGGDLKQLEAILNPPSAPNSAVAAIIANIQNPASTLTVAQNHNALLIASQTYSLIIKHIIADANILPPSGGIAGVITTVDNAAGPWQAPANTSIVGAASLPISLSDSHQANLNLDPVSGKSINAIRTFNGLGILIWGARTLDGNSPDWRYIPVRRTMIFLEQSCKLAAQAYAFQPNDKNTWEAVISMISNFLTSIWKQGGLQGASSSDAFSVACGLGSTMTADDLLNGYMNVTIKIAVVHPAEFIVLTFQQQMATSS; encoded by the coding sequence ATGAATTTATCTACCATTCAGACTCCTGGTGTTTACATTCAGGAATTAAATGCTTTTCCTAATTCTGTTGTTGCAGTTCCTACAGCAGTACCAGCATTTATAGGATACACACCACAGGCTGCTTACGAAGGGAAATCGTATACGAATGTGCCAGTAAAAATCACATCATTTGCTGATTTTCAGGCTTTTTTCTGTTTGCCAGATCCACCTGCACTTGTAAATCCTTCTAAACAGTACAATCCTCAATATTATTTAGTGGCAGAAAAAAGCCAGCCATTAAAGGGAGACTACATCATCATTGCAGGAACCTATTATTCAATAGTTCAAGATCCTAACACGGTTTACTATTTATATAACAGCGTAAAGTTTTTTTATGAAAATGGCGGTGGAGATGCTTATATAGTTTCTGTAGGCAGTTATGGACCTCCGTTAAAAAAACCAGCGGCTCTTGGAGTTCCAGTTGTAAACCTAAATGTGCAGCTGGATGATTTAATCAAAGGTCTTTCTTTATTTACAAATGAACAAGAACCAACAATGTACATTTGTCCCGAAGCCACTTTATTAAATATAGAAGACAATGGAACATTAATGCAGTCAATGCTTCTTCAGGCTGCAAAAATGCAAACAGCAATGTGCCTGTTTGACATTATTGGCGGTAATGCCCCAGATCCTGTTTTGTATACTCAAGACATTACAAATTTCAGAATGAACACAGGTTCTGTTGGGTTAAGCTACGGAATGGCATATTATCCTTTTATAGGAACAACAATAATGCAAGATTCTGATTTTGATTACACCAATTTATTTGGCGGAGATTTAAAACAGTTAGAAGCCATTCTTAATCCTCCAAGCGCTCCTAATTCTGCAGTTGCCGCAATTATTGCCAATATTCAAAATCCTGCAAGCACTTTGACTGTCGCCCAAAATCACAATGCGCTCCTTATTGCAAGCCAGACTTATTCCTTGATAATTAAACACATCATCGCTGATGCCAATATTCTTCCTCCAAGTGGAGGTATTGCAGGAGTGATTACTACAGTAGATAATGCCGCTGGTCCGTGGCAAGCACCTGCAAATACTTCTATTGTTGGTGCAGCATCGTTACCTATTTCTCTTTCGGACAGCCACCAAGCCAATTTAAACCTCGATCCCGTGTCTGGTAAATCGATTAATGCTATTAGAACATTTAACGGTCTGGGTATTCTAATCTGGGGAGCAAGAACACTAGACGGAAACAGCCCGGACTGGCGGTATATTCCCGTGAGAAGAACAATGATATTCTTAGAACAATCTTGTAAACTCGCTGCTCAGGCATACGCATTTCAGCCTAATGATAAAAACACCTGGGAAGCTGTAATTTCTATGATCAGCAATTTTCTTACTTCAATCTGGAAACAAGGAGGTTTGCAGGGAGCCAGTTCTTCTGACGCTTTTTCTGTAGCGTGCGGATTGGGCTCGACAATGACTGCAGATGATCTTTTAAATGGTTATATGAATGTAACAATAAAAATTGCTGTTGTTCATCCTGCTGAATTTATCGTTCTGACATTTCAACAGCAAATGGCAACTTCTAGTTAA
- a CDS encoding efflux RND transporter permease subunit: protein MKITNFAVKNYQFTLIIFLLVSVVGYLTLFSMPRSEDPSTHPPQYLITVIYPGTSPKDMEEQVVKPIENKIYGLENIDKILTTVEDGVAAFQVKFKYGVDVDNKYQEISTEMKALQNSELPKDIYLIKTEKIASSDVKILQVALISENASDKKLRDAADELKTRLEKITNLKDVKYAGIPEQEIRIDLQLDKLAQLKIPLNVVMGSLQSEAADIPGGSINLDSKVFNVKTSGKFKNADDVANTVIYNANGKIIYMKDVAEVGYKSETVDHITRINGHRCVLVTVGMKDNVNITDVQKQFLPIVEDFSKDLPQNIKLVKNFDQANMVSQRLGHLGFDFTLAIVLVIITLLPLGSRASLIVMISIPLSLALGLIVMNAFGYSLNQLSIVGLVVALGLLVDDSIVVVENIERWLREGHSKMDAVLKGTKQIGLAVVGCTATLVIAFLPLAFLPDVSGEFIRSLPMAIITSVLASMIVAMTLVPFLGSRFLKTHEHGEGNVFLQYLQKFLTRSYSRVMPKALQFPKTTIAISIALSITAFGLFKATGFKLFPTSEKPMFLINIKMPLQANLTESDRVTKLVEAELKNHKEIVFYTANVGKGNPQIYYNVHPQDRKPDFAQIFVQLEDEAKPTEKTALIKRLREKFKTMPYAKIEVKDFEQGTPLEANIVVRLFGEDPAVLRKLSSQVETILRNQKGTVYINNELNTYKTDVKVKINKEKARTLGVMTSEADKVVRLAVAGLTVGDYIDDRGDARNVTLTLPRDKFSNLDALKNLYVNNIQGTPIALNQIAEISFETSPTTINHFNKSRFAKVTALSDKGYYANDLLTEIIPKLNKLKMPKGYYYKLSGEKESEGDALGGNFLSVIILSTFLFIGVLLLQFKTFKGIIIVLSIIPLGILGGVVLLLINGSPMSLVAIIGFIGLSGIQVKNSLLLVDFTNQLRQEGHSIDEAIAIAGETRFLPVVLTSITAICGLIPLALNSNPLIAPLAIVLIGGLISSTILSRIVTPVMYKLMPPSIEIDTKEPLN, encoded by the coding sequence ATGAAGATTACAAACTTTGCCGTTAAAAACTATCAGTTCACACTGATTATATTTCTTCTCGTGTCTGTTGTAGGGTATCTGACCCTGTTTTCAATGCCGCGATCAGAAGATCCTTCTACTCATCCTCCGCAATATCTAATTACGGTTATTTATCCCGGAACTAGTCCAAAGGATATGGAAGAACAAGTAGTAAAACCTATTGAAAATAAAATTTACGGACTTGAGAATATTGATAAAATCCTTACTACTGTTGAAGACGGAGTAGCTGCTTTTCAGGTAAAATTTAAATATGGAGTTGATGTAGATAATAAGTATCAGGAAATTTCTACGGAAATGAAAGCGCTTCAAAACAGCGAACTTCCTAAGGATATTTACCTCATCAAAACAGAGAAAATTGCTTCTTCAGATGTAAAAATTCTTCAGGTGGCCTTAATTTCAGAAAATGCATCAGATAAAAAACTACGTGATGCTGCAGACGAATTGAAGACAAGACTTGAAAAAATCACCAATCTTAAAGACGTAAAATATGCCGGAATACCCGAACAGGAAATAAGAATTGATCTGCAGCTGGATAAACTCGCGCAGTTAAAAATCCCCTTGAATGTCGTTATGGGAAGTCTTCAGAGTGAAGCTGCCGATATTCCCGGAGGAAGCATCAATCTTGACAGTAAGGTATTTAATGTAAAGACAAGCGGTAAATTTAAAAATGCCGATGATGTTGCTAATACGGTTATATACAACGCAAATGGTAAAATAATCTATATGAAGGATGTTGCCGAAGTAGGTTACAAATCTGAAACAGTAGATCATATTACCCGTATAAATGGTCATCGTTGTGTTCTGGTTACCGTAGGTATGAAAGACAACGTAAATATAACTGACGTTCAAAAACAATTTTTACCAATCGTAGAAGATTTCTCTAAAGACCTGCCTCAAAATATAAAGCTGGTTAAAAACTTTGATCAGGCCAATATGGTATCGCAGCGTTTGGGGCATTTAGGCTTTGATTTTACCCTTGCGATTGTTCTGGTGATCATTACGCTTTTACCATTAGGATCAAGAGCTTCCTTAATTGTAATGATATCCATACCGCTCTCACTGGCTTTGGGACTTATTGTCATGAATGCATTCGGCTATTCCTTAAATCAGTTGAGCATTGTAGGTTTGGTGGTCGCTTTAGGACTTCTGGTGGATGATAGTATTGTGGTCGTCGAAAACATCGAGCGCTGGCTTCGTGAAGGTCATTCTAAAATGGATGCTGTTCTAAAGGGCACGAAACAAATTGGTCTTGCAGTTGTTGGTTGTACCGCTACTCTTGTTATTGCTTTTTTACCGCTGGCTTTTCTTCCTGATGTTTCAGGTGAGTTTATAAGAAGTCTTCCTATGGCAATTATTACGAGTGTTCTGGCGTCAATGATTGTGGCCATGACATTGGTTCCGTTTCTGGGAAGCCGATTTTTAAAAACACACGAACATGGCGAGGGAAATGTTTTTCTTCAATACCTGCAAAAGTTCCTGACACGTTCTTACAGCAGGGTTATGCCTAAAGCATTGCAGTTTCCAAAAACAACAATTGCTATTTCGATAGCATTGAGCATAACTGCCTTTGGACTTTTTAAGGCTACCGGATTTAAGTTATTCCCAACTTCAGAGAAACCAATGTTTCTTATTAATATAAAAATGCCGCTTCAAGCCAATTTGACCGAAAGCGACAGGGTAACAAAACTGGTCGAAGCCGAACTGAAAAACCATAAAGAAATTGTCTTTTATACGGCGAATGTCGGCAAGGGAAACCCACAGATTTATTACAATGTGCACCCGCAGGACAGAAAACCTGATTTTGCACAGATTTTTGTGCAGTTGGAAGATGAGGCAAAACCTACCGAAAAAACAGCTTTGATTAAAAGGCTACGAGAGAAATTCAAAACAATGCCTTACGCTAAAATAGAAGTTAAAGATTTTGAGCAGGGAACTCCCCTCGAGGCCAACATTGTAGTGAGGCTCTTTGGAGAAGATCCGGCCGTTTTGCGTAAGCTTTCTTCTCAAGTTGAAACTATTTTACGAAATCAGAAAGGAACAGTTTATATCAACAATGAACTCAACACGTACAAAACAGATGTCAAAGTAAAAATTAATAAAGAAAAGGCAAGAACATTAGGTGTAATGACAAGTGAGGCAGATAAAGTTGTACGTCTTGCTGTAGCCGGATTAACGGTTGGCGATTACATCGATGACAGAGGTGATGCCAGAAATGTTACCCTTACGCTGCCAAGAGATAAATTTTCTAATCTGGACGCTTTAAAAAATCTTTATGTAAATAATATTCAGGGAACGCCAATTGCATTGAACCAAATTGCAGAAATCTCTTTTGAAACTTCGCCAACAACGATTAATCATTTCAATAAATCCCGTTTTGCAAAGGTTACAGCATTATCAGACAAAGGTTATTATGCTAATGATTTATTAACAGAGATCATCCCCAAACTCAATAAACTTAAAATGCCAAAAGGTTATTACTATAAATTATCAGGCGAAAAAGAGTCTGAAGGAGATGCTCTGGGAGGGAATTTCCTTTCGGTAATTATTTTAAGCACATTCCTTTTCATTGGTGTACTGCTATTGCAGTTCAAAACATTCAAAGGAATCATCATTGTACTTTCCATTATTCCGTTGGGAATTTTAGGAGGGGTTGTATTATTACTTATTAACGGAAGTCCTATGTCGTTAGTGGCTATTATTGGTTTTATCGGTCTGTCGGGTATTCAGGTTAAAAATTCACTCTTACTGGTAGATTTTACCAATCAGCTCCGACAAGAAGGACACTCCATAGATGAGGCAATTGCAATTGCCGGAGAAACACGCTTTCTACCGGTAGTTCTGACTTCGATAACGGCAATCTGCGGTCTTATTCCTCTAGCTTTGAATTCGAATCCTTTAATTGCACCGCTAGCCATTGTTCTTATCGGCGGACTGATAAGTTCGACCATTCTATCGAGAATTGTAACTCCTGTAATGTACAAGCTTATGCCACCAAGTATCGAAATTGATACTAAAGAACCGCTTAATTAA
- a CDS encoding efflux RND transporter periplasmic adaptor subunit, with amino-acid sequence MKSKINSSVRLSDEGHEHKKKYFTLVSKKSIVICLFAFPVFYACKEEKKEHNQFETADIVSIKTAPAVSLALTSNINASGLVTTENTANYSFKIGGIVRHIYVEEGHFFKKGQLLAALDETEISAGLNQTDLNVKKYERDYTRAKNLYQDSVYTLEQLQNTKTGLDIARKQKDAVAFNARYAKIYAATDGFVSQKIASEGEVTGPGSPVLAINETSHNNNYLLKIGLTDKEWASVKIGQKASVTLDGYPDKNFDAVVFRKSQSADAALGSFQVELKLDMKNSKPAVGMFGKAEIRADTAQDLITIPYDALIEADGNKAFVFLVENNKVRRQPVTIYKFENKIVYIKDGLEKTDQIVISNSAYLNEESKIKIIK; translated from the coding sequence ATGAAATCGAAGATTAATTCATCCGTTCGCCTATCAGACGAGGGGCACGAACACAAAAAAAAATATTTTACGCTTGTGAGTAAAAAATCAATAGTAATATGTCTTTTTGCCTTTCCTGTTTTTTATGCTTGTAAAGAAGAAAAAAAAGAGCATAACCAATTTGAAACTGCAGATATTGTATCCATTAAAACAGCACCAGCAGTATCTTTAGCGCTTACGAGTAACATCAATGCTTCCGGTTTAGTCACAACAGAAAACACTGCCAATTACAGCTTTAAAATTGGTGGTATCGTAAGGCACATTTATGTCGAAGAAGGGCATTTCTTTAAAAAAGGACAGCTTTTAGCCGCATTGGATGAAACCGAAATCAGTGCGGGTTTGAACCAGACTGATTTAAATGTAAAAAAATACGAGAGGGATTATACCCGAGCCAAAAATCTCTATCAGGACAGCGTATATACTTTAGAACAGCTTCAAAACACAAAGACAGGTCTCGACATTGCTCGAAAACAAAAAGATGCGGTTGCTTTTAATGCCCGTTATGCCAAAATATATGCGGCAACAGATGGTTTTGTATCTCAAAAAATAGCAAGCGAGGGCGAAGTTACAGGTCCCGGCTCTCCTGTTTTAGCCATAAATGAAACATCCCACAACAATAATTACCTGTTAAAAATTGGACTTACAGATAAGGAATGGGCATCGGTTAAAATTGGCCAAAAAGCATCTGTTACATTGGATGGTTATCCTGACAAAAACTTTGATGCCGTGGTTTTTAGAAAATCTCAATCTGCAGATGCAGCCTTGGGATCTTTTCAGGTAGAATTAAAACTGGACATGAAAAACAGTAAACCTGCCGTGGGTATGTTTGGCAAAGCCGAAATACGTGCCGATACTGCTCAGGATTTAATCACGATCCCTTACGATGCACTTATTGAAGCAGACGGTAATAAGGCTTTTGTTTTTTTAGTTGAAAATAATAAAGTAAGAAGACAGCCTGTGACCATTTACAAATTTGAAAACAAAATCGTGTACATCAAAGACGGCCTTGAGAAAACAGACCAGATAGTGATCTCGAACAGCGCCTATCTTAACGAAGAATCAAAGATTAAGATCATTAAATAA
- a CDS encoding TolC family protein, with protein MFNLKTMYNKMKKAITLTILCFGFIGYSQSKLDNYIQIGLKSNEVIKQHNFDINKSMYALQEARSLFYPTVSLNANYTKADGGRTIDIPIGDMLNPVYSTLNQITNSNAFPSLQNQSVLINPDNFYDAKIHTTMPLLNYEIIYNKRIKSQQTSLQKIELEIYQRELVKEIKTAYYKYLQSIEGINIYEDALALVKENQRVNQSLFKNDKINRTAVLRSDNEVIRIEANLETAKQVSNNAKTYFNFLINQKLDSEIEVDSDKESLPSALVQENTSGREELSKLTMAKDINENVSKLTQSYWYPKLSGFADFGFQDFDFEVDKQSRYYFAGAALEWTIFSGNKNKYRLKQVQEESNKINSQTDNVKQQLLLQFQVNRNNLIAALEQFNADKNQKAAAKKYNEDITKLYKEGQAIYIELLDAQNQWVNAQLNTNISLYNSWIAYAELERANATFTLK; from the coding sequence ATGTTCAATTTAAAAACAATGTACAATAAAATGAAAAAAGCAATTACATTAACCATTCTTTGTTTTGGATTTATAGGATATTCCCAAAGCAAACTCGATAATTATATCCAGATTGGATTAAAAAGCAATGAGGTAATCAAACAGCACAACTTCGATATCAATAAAAGTATGTATGCCTTGCAGGAAGCCCGTTCCCTGTTCTACCCTACTGTTTCCCTGAATGCCAATTATACTAAGGCCGATGGCGGAAGAACCATTGATATTCCGATTGGGGATATGCTGAACCCTGTATACAGCACGCTCAATCAAATAACCAATTCGAATGCTTTTCCTTCTCTGCAGAACCAGTCGGTTTTGATTAATCCCGATAATTTTTATGATGCTAAAATTCATACGACAATGCCGTTGCTGAACTATGAAATTATCTATAACAAGAGAATCAAAAGCCAACAAACTTCTTTACAAAAAATAGAACTTGAAATCTATCAAAGGGAACTGGTTAAAGAAATAAAAACCGCATACTATAAATACCTGCAGTCAATTGAAGGAATTAATATTTATGAGGATGCTTTAGCATTGGTAAAAGAAAATCAAAGGGTTAATCAGTCTTTATTTAAAAATGACAAGATAAACCGTACGGCAGTTCTTAGAAGTGATAATGAAGTAATTCGTATCGAGGCTAATCTGGAAACAGCAAAACAAGTCAGCAATAATGCGAAAACATATTTTAATTTTCTAATTAATCAAAAGCTTGACAGCGAAATTGAAGTTGATTCTGATAAAGAAAGCCTGCCGAGTGCATTGGTACAGGAAAACACCTCAGGCAGAGAAGAACTTTCAAAGCTTACTATGGCCAAAGATATAAATGAAAATGTAAGTAAGCTCACCCAATCGTATTGGTATCCAAAATTGAGTGGTTTTGCTGATTTCGGATTTCAGGACTTTGATTTCGAAGTAGATAAACAATCCCGATACTATTTTGCCGGTGCCGCTTTAGAATGGACTATTTTCTCAGGCAATAAAAACAAATACAGACTTAAACAGGTTCAGGAAGAAAGCAATAAAATAAACTCACAGACTGATAATGTAAAACAGCAGCTGCTGCTTCAATTTCAGGTTAACCGAAATAATTTAATAGCTGCTTTGGAACAATTCAATGCCGATAAAAATCAAAAAGCAGCGGCCAAAAAATATAATGAGGACATAACCAAATTATATAAAGAAGGACAAGCCATCTACATTGAACTTCTGGATGCACAGAATCAATGGGTAAATGCACAGCTTAATACGAATATATCTCTTTATAATTCCTGGATTGCCTATGCAGAATTAGAAAGAGCCAATGCCACTTTTACTTTAAAATAA
- a CDS encoding TetR/AcrR family transcriptional regulator, translating to MSTAERKAREKEALKMLILKGAKKLFLERGIEQTTIRNIADEIDYSVGTVYVYFKDKNAILHDLHSIGFQELGGYFTELFAIKDPMERLRKMGFTYLKFAMENSEMYDLMFIVKAPMEFIESTEKEAWNEGADTFGALKKTVEECMNEGHFEGHSLEALSFMIWSLVHGMCCLEIRQRTKGVKFSNPDTILSEGYNEYLKIIKKL from the coding sequence ATGAGTACAGCAGAAAGAAAAGCACGTGAAAAAGAAGCCTTAAAAATGCTGATCCTAAAAGGAGCTAAAAAACTCTTTTTGGAGAGAGGCATTGAACAGACTACGATTCGAAACATCGCTGATGAAATTGACTACAGCGTTGGAACTGTGTATGTTTATTTCAAAGATAAAAATGCTATTCTTCACGACCTACACTCTATTGGTTTTCAGGAACTAGGCGGGTATTTTACCGAATTGTTCGCTATAAAAGATCCAATGGAACGTCTTCGAAAAATGGGATTTACCTATTTGAAATTTGCCATGGAAAATTCTGAAATGTATGATTTAATGTTCATCGTAAAAGCGCCGATGGAATTTATTGAAAGTACTGAGAAAGAAGCATGGAATGAAGGAGCTGACACTTTTGGTGCTTTAAAGAAAACCGTGGAAGAATGTATGAACGAAGGGCATTTTGAAGGACATTCATTAGAAGCATTATCTTTTATGATTTGGAGTTTAGTACACGGAATGTGCTGTCTGGAAATACGCCAAAGAACAAAAGGCGTAAAATTTTCTAACCCGGATACCATCCTTTCTGAGGGATACAATGAATATTTAAAAATAATAAAGAAACTTTAA